The window TAACAGAGACTGTTTAATTCACTGGGTTGaccattatacatttaaattggaCACCATCCACTGTTTCTGCATCTGGTTTCAGTCTATTCCTGGTCAAAACAATCCAATACACGCAAGTTCTAATCCTCATCTGTTGAGTATCTTACTTCTCAAAGACTTCCTGGAAAATGTCTTTGAAGCGCCCGTCGTAGTACTTGAGGATGGTGTTCTTGGTGCTCATGTACAGAGGCCACTTCTTCTGGATGGCATACTGGAAGCAGCTGTGAGCAAATCCACTGATGGACTGTGCAGAGAAAGAcgcaataataaaaacattgcacttttttttattaacttcttttgaataaatgaatgtgcaAACTCTTACCTCATCAGTGTTGTACATCCCCATCCCACAGCCGCCTGCAGGAAAGTTGTACACCTCCCACTCCCTCTGCTTGCTTCCATCAGCGGGGACAAACACCATCTTGAACTTACCAGGCTGGTCAACAACAAAGTCTGTGGCCCTGTACTGAGAGATTTAACATTCAACATGAGTAGTGAGATTGTTCCTCTATCAATTTGGAGGCATCTTTAGAAAAATAGcaacacacattttgtatttcttaccTGATCGCCAAAAGCATGTCTGCCGATTGTTATGGCTTGTGTCCATCCAGGGACAAGACGAGGGATGTTTCTACAAAGAATTGGCTCCCGGAAAACGGTGCCACCCAGGATATTCCTGATGGTCCCATTGGGACTTTTCCACATCTTGCTAAGCTTAAACTCTGAAAagaatgtatatatatattataagcGTTTTCCATCTGACGACCAAAAGCAAGTCTCCAAACAGAAAGGATACCTACCTGCTAGaatcatgtacttttattaaCGCACTCGCAAATATACAACAGATTTTGTAAAGAAAAGGCAGCCATGGTCGAAAATGTAAAATGCtgaaatataaagcaaaacaattgTTATAAGGCTTGAAACTAAGGAGGTATTTTGCATTCCCTTGACAGAAAAAAGTTTGCCCTGTTTTTCTGATTAGAAGGATAATTATCTCAGAATGATGAAAGTAGTTTCAAAACAGATGGGATATATTTTCTTCCCTGAAACCGAGCTCTCAAGTAAATGAGAGCTTCTCTTGGGATTTTGAAACACATCTTGTTAATTCAAAAACACAGGGCAGACCTTTTTCTAAAGCAAACCCATTATGGTTTTCTGCCTGATTTTCTGTCAAATGTTAACACAGTATTTCAACACAGATACCATATAATTACACACTATGTCAAACTGACCCTCGACTCGGGCCTCATCAGGGGTGATGGTGGCACACTTGACAGCCACGTTGTATTTCTGAGTTGCCAGAGCAGAGTCGATGGTGACCTGGTCGTCTGTCTGGTCACGGTAGGGCAGACCCAGGTCAAAGTACTTCAGCTCCACATCCACATTGGGCAGGATCAGCTATAAATGTGCAAGATGTTGATGTGTTATTCATTACAGGGCATCActgcacagcaaacacacaaacaaacaaacacacacacactaaacaagTGTATTTAGTGTAGgggattttttatttacttgaataattgtatttcctgatatttcatatttctactATATTGTACTTATTTGCATCCAGATTCAGAAATACAAACTTTAATCGGCAAGGAGTATATTGTTTATTGTCATAGGTTAAGTTAAAATGTTCTTGACCCCTTGTTAAGTGTTCATAAGCTACTGGGCAGAATACATGGTAAACTAGTACACAGAGTACCTTTACTCATGTAGGATTTTGAATACTGGATATTTACTTGTGAATAGATTATTCCTAAACTTCGTCCTCCTCTGAATACCATAACCTTTGGATTCTGAATTCAAACATCCTCATGTTTGCTCGTCAGTAAAAGCGACCTATGGCTTTTTTACACAAGTATAAATCAGTGTCAGTTAACTTTCAGAACTTGATTTACCTTGTCTTTGATGAATTCCCATATGATGCGAGTCATCTCATCTCCGTCCATCTCGACCACCGGCTGCGCCACCTTAATGCGCTGTGTGGCatctaaaacaaagaaaatcacagTTTCATTAACTGTCATGTTTTACAGTGTGGGTTAAAGCTACAGGGGGATGATGCTGAACATTCAGGGTAAACACAACTGAGAACAAACTGAGTATTTGGCTAAATACCCCTTTCACTATTTAGTTATGCAGGGTTCATTCTTACTGAGACAGTGAAACTCTGTGGTTTTCAGATCAAATATAATACCAGTATTACCTGTCtagccttttttcttcttctgatgtaCATGGACTCACATGTCCAGACAGGTAGGCACCAGCCGAAATATAGTGTTCATACAGTAAGATCCATCTACTGTATTCCTATCCATTTCATTGCACACATTTGATTCAGTATTCAGCATGATAGCAAAACCTAATTGTAGGTTCCTTACTAACACCTTATTTTAAGTTTTCTAAACTTTCTGTTCTGAGATTGTACAGTTATTAAGTGCAATGCAAAGTGTTTAGGAATGTGGACTGTCTATACTTTCATAAACATGTTAGTGTGATTCACTGATGGGTAGTTTCCAATTAGCATGTATACTTGTTACTGAAGCCTACTATTAGCAATCATTCATAAAACCCACTCACGCAGCCAGCCAAATTAATGTTGCTGAAAAGGTCCACTTTCGTAATACATTTTGAGTCATATTGTTGaactttaatatttgttttgggtGACTTAcagttcctctgctgcagccagTGACGGCAGCCGGCGGCCGGTGCGAGCACTGCGGGGTTTAGAGTCAGATCAGCGGCTGTACTTCTGGACAGGGTCCTCAGGGCATTCAGGTATCCTGCCATGTTTACCCGGACTGTTAGACACACCTGTATCCTCTTTTCTTATGAATGAGCGTAACGCAGGTAGGAGAGACCTGGAAAGTAGGGACACCGCTGACGTAAGCGTTTGATAAGAGTACACGTCAGCGTGATAGAGCATGCTTCACTCTGATTGGCCAGGATATTAGTCTCTATTCAAGTTCAGGTTCCTCTTCGTTgttttctcctgcagcagcacgTCCAGGTGGCGTTTTAGTAAGCTTTTGTCCACACtgtcagtggtggaagaaatatGGAGATGTTTCACTTAGGTTAAAGTAACAATACCACAGTCTAGAAATAGAGAGAATACACCCCATTAAAGCttgaaacatttctttttatacacGAGACCTGATATCCATCAAGGCTGCCCAAGTATCaaagtttattattttaatttaacgtGGTTTCTTTcagatatatttaatattaaaaacacattttttatgtaaagcTAAATCTGATATTTTTGGCATCTCAATCGACATTAAAAAAGGCTGAACATGCAAATAATAATCTGGCAATATTGTGAAATACTTTCCACCAGGTTTTATTGAAATCTGTTAACAGGTTGTTGGGACaatacagacaaacaaagaacTGCAAGAATAACTTTCTTGGTGAAAAGTGAAAGCCATACTTATTGGTCAACATGTATCTTTAAGAAATAACATGAACTTGTAATCACACCCGCATGTAAAAACTAAGAAACTGAGAATCCAACCAATCAGTAACAACAAGATGCAACCACAAAACCAGaaattaaaacagtaaactTAAAATTTGGtaggaaatgaaaaaagaaagatttttaAAGGCACTTTTGTATGAGATACAGAAGGACATGAGCTCTTACATCTCTTTAAACAATTCTTTTGTACATAAATTAAGTAAATAACAGACATAATTAACATtagaaaacaagaacaaataacATTCAGAAAAAACTGATGTGCCACAACGTGCTGGATATTCAGATGACACTCTGTAAAAGCAATCCGGGTCATTGACAGATGAATCAAattgaatttctttattttgcaccataaaatataatatactaGAAGGGCACTCAGAAAGCACAGACCTCCGCCAAGGGTGTTTACGCGAGTATGATGTGTACATCAGATAATCTGAAACATCAAACAAGCTTTTACTTGGCACAACTTCCCACCAAATTTATGGAAAAATGGAGCAAGTCTTCCTATGACCCAAAGTTATAAACTGTAAACATAACCTTCATGGAGGAGGTAATATGTGCAAGGCTGAAATTAGTCAATTTCAAGTGCGAGTTCTGTTTCACACAGACAAGAAAGAGGCATTTTTTAGGCAgctaaaaacaagaaaaagactGCCCAAACTACCTATTTGACAAAAAAGGTTTGCTGGAAATACTACAAGACGTGTGCTAATCTCATGAAGCAAACAGGTTCACATGGACGAGGTTCAACAGGTCTTTCTCAGGGCACATCAGAGAACATAGTTTTAAGTTGGGGCTGCCACTGAGCCCTTCTTCTCGCTGAAGAAGCTCCTAAGCATCATGACTTGACCGATGCCGATAACAAACAGCAGGACGGTTTCTCCGATGGACCAGTAGGTGACCCGCTCCAGGAGGTGCTCAGCTTTTGTGCGGTCGTGTGCCTCTCGTAGCCTGTACCACGTCTGCGAGTCAGCCACCACCTTCAGGATCTCATGAAGAGACACGCAGGACGACTCCAACTGAAAGTAGAAAGAGCAACAGAAAATTGAGCAAAAGTACAGGAACAGCCTGGGGCAAAACATACAGAAGAAGgtcacacatatgcaaacattgaatcatattatatatttactttttacaaAAGTTTTACCTGCAAGTCTCAGGATTTACATT of the Eleginops maclovinus isolate JMC-PN-2008 ecotype Puerto Natales chromosome 4, JC_Emac_rtc_rv5, whole genome shotgun sequence genome contains:
- the LOC134863196 gene encoding isocitrate dehydrogenase [NADP], mitochondrial-like; translation: MAGYLNALRTLSRSTAADLTLNPAVLAPAAGCRHWLQQRNYATQRIKVAQPVVEMDGDEMTRIIWEFIKDKLILPNVDVELKYFDLGLPYRDQTDDQVTIDSALATQKYNVAVKCATITPDEARVEEFKLSKMWKSPNGTIRNILGGTVFREPILCRNIPRLVPGWTQAITIGRHAFGDQYRATDFVVDQPGKFKMVFVPADGSKQREWEVYNFPAGGCGMGMYNTDESISGFAHSCFQYAIQKKWPLYMSTKNTILKYYDGRFKDIFQEVFEKTYKPEFDKLKIWYEHRLIDDMVAQVLKSAGGFVWACKNYDGDVQSDILAQGFGSLGLMTSVLVCPDGKTLEAEAAHGTVTRHYREHQRGRPTSTNPIASIFAWTRGLEHRGKLDGNTDLIKFCHTLEQVCVATVENGVMTKDLAGCIHGLANCKLNEHYVNTSDFLDAIKTNLDKALCK